One genomic region from Anguilla rostrata isolate EN2019 chromosome 2, ASM1855537v3, whole genome shotgun sequence encodes:
- the dcun1d3 gene encoding DCN1-like protein 3, whose protein sequence is MGQCVTKCKNPSSSLGSKSGDKDPGSKSHHKKGGGGGCKEAEPGPVCGKSTGDLLANGTKTMEVIAETPVIPALSGDPLKDDLSANGEDFSLLRIEELFSHYKDEQDDAILEEGMERFCNDLCVDPAEFRVLLLAWKFQAATMCKFTRKEFVEGCKAIKADSLEGICARFPCMLLEAQAEDKFKDLYRFTFQFGLDSEEGQRSLHRDIAIALWRLVFTQDMPPILECWLDFLTENPPGVKGISRDTWNMFLNFTQAIGPDLSNYSEDEAWPSLFDTFVEWEVERRKKWEEERRCTWSPSTDTVDDGGVTKQE, encoded by the exons ATGGGCCAGTGCGTCACCAAGTGCAAGAACCCATCGTCCTCACTAGGCAGCAAGAGTGGAGACAAGGATCCGGGGAGCAAGTCCCATCACAAGAAGGGCGGAGGCGGAGGCTGTAAGGAGGCGGAGCCGGGCCCGGTGTGCGGGAAGTCCACTGGGGACCTGCTGGCCAACGGGACCAAGACCATGGAGGTGATCGCGGAGACGCCGGTGATCCCGGCGCTTTCGGGAGACCCCCTCAAGGACGACCTGTCGGCCAACGGCGAGGACTTCTCGTTGCTGCGCATCGAGGAGCTCTTCAGCCACTACAAGGACGAGCAGGACGACGCCATTTTGGAAGAGGGCATGGAGCGCTTCTGTAACGACCTGTGCGTGGACCCCGCTGAGTTCCGTGTGCTGCTACTGGCCTGGAAGTTCCAGGCTGCCACCATGTGTAAGTTTACAAG GAAGGAGTTTGTGGAGGGCTGCAAAGCCATCAAGGCGGACAGCCTGGAGGGCATCTGCGCTCGGTTCCCCTGCATGCTGCTGGAGGCCCAGGCGGAAGACAAGTTCAAGGACCTGTACCGCTTCACCTTCCAGTTCGGGCTGGACTCGGAGGAGGGCCAGCGGTCGCTGCACAGGGACATCGCCATCGCGCTGTGGCGCCTGGTCTTCACCCAGGACATGCCCCCAATCCTGGAGTGCTGGCTGGACTTCCTGACGGAGAACCCGCCCGGGGTGAAGGGCATCTCGCGGGACACGTGGAACATGTTCCTCAATTTCACTCAGGCGATCGGGCCCGACCTCAGCAACTACAGCGAGGACGAGGCCTGGCCCAGCCTCTTCGACACCTTCGTGGAGTGGGAGGTGGAGCGCAGGAAaaagtgggaggaggagaggaggtgtaCCTGGTCCCCCAGCACAGACACTGTAGACGACGGGGGGGTCACCAAACAAGAGTGA
- the lyrm1 gene encoding LYR motif containing protein 1 → MTAATRQEVLSLYRRVLRIARTWKAQSALPQDTERERLYIAEEAQTLFRQNKQVTDPQSIKTYIEECQARIEIGLHYRNPYPRPTYLPPMGLATQKGRKLRAQARLRKQAKPIYLESHDETS, encoded by the exons ATGACGGCAGCTACAAGGCAAGAGGTCCTCTCACTGTACAGACGCGTGCTGCGCATCGCTCGGACCTGGAAGGCACAGTCCGCACTGCCGCaggacactgagagagagagactctacATAGCTGAAGAGGCACAGACTCTGTTCAGACAGAACAAGCAG GTGACTGACCCGCAATCAATCAAGACGTACATAGAAGAATGCCAAGCAAGGATAGAAATTG ggCTGCATTACAGGAATCCATATCCACGGCCG ACATACCTTCCTCCAATGGGACTTGCCACTCAGAAAGGGAGAAAGCTACGCGCCCAGGCAAGACTGAGGAAGCAGGCCAAGCCCATTTACTTAGAGTCACATGACGAGACctcctga